From a region of the Methylocystis hirsuta genome:
- a CDS encoding type IV toxin-antitoxin system AbiEi family antitoxin domain-containing protein gives MLAPRSARKPPVAKVDFALQPDLATPRRTVSARGCHSSLRNKRSPMSSDRTVGQWLPGVDETEKYEFAITLRRDAPQSPKMRKRDRDRAEALRLAGGPPPSLRDRAVALARERGEVRTRDLTAAGIPRCYLSRMCEEGLLVKVGHGRYRAAILKAA, from the coding sequence ATGTTAGCACCGCGATCTGCACGAAAGCCTCCTGTGGCAAAGGTGGACTTTGCCTTACAGCCAGATCTTGCAACCCCTCGACGAACCGTTTCGGCCAGAGGATGTCACTCAAGTCTTAGGAACAAGCGGTCGCCCATGTCTTCAGACCGGACAGTCGGGCAATGGCTCCCCGGCGTCGATGAAACTGAGAAATATGAATTCGCAATCACCCTCCGCCGGGATGCGCCACAATCGCCGAAGATGCGCAAGCGCGACCGGGATCGCGCAGAAGCGCTACGCCTGGCCGGCGGTCCGCCGCCATCGCTCCGGGATCGCGCCGTTGCTCTGGCACGAGAACGGGGCGAGGTGCGGACCCGCGATCTAACGGCAGCCGGTATTCCGCGGTGTTATCTCTCCAGGATGTGCGAGGAGGGACTGCTCGTGAAGGTCGGCCACGGGCGGTATCGGGCCGCCATTCTGAAGGCTGCTTGA
- a CDS encoding DJ-1/PfpI family protein, which translates to MQIAVLTFEGFNELDSFVASAILNRMKAKGWTAHITSPAPQVTSMNGVTIQRQKPLEFASEADAVLIGSGIKTREIAADSELLARIVLDPSRQLIGAQCSGTLLLAKLGLIGGLPACTDLTTKPWVIEAGVEVLDAPFVAHGNVATAGGCLASQYLATWLIARLATIADAWEAIHYVAPVGEKETYIAQALAAVGAFLPLSEAAA; encoded by the coding sequence GTGCAGATCGCGGTGCTAACATTCGAGGGCTTCAACGAATTGGACTCGTTCGTGGCGAGCGCGATCCTCAATCGCATGAAGGCCAAGGGCTGGACGGCGCATATCACGTCGCCCGCGCCCCAAGTCACTTCCATGAACGGGGTTACGATCCAGCGGCAGAAGCCGCTTGAGTTCGCGTCGGAAGCGGATGCCGTGTTGATCGGCAGCGGCATCAAGACGCGCGAGATTGCGGCCGACTCCGAATTGCTGGCGCGGATCGTCCTTGATCCCTCCCGCCAGCTTATCGGCGCGCAGTGTTCGGGCACACTGTTGCTTGCCAAGCTCGGCCTGATCGGCGGTCTACCTGCCTGCACCGACCTGACGACGAAGCCTTGGGTCATTGAGGCCGGCGTTGAGGTGCTGGACGCCCCCTTTGTCGCGCACGGCAATGTCGCGACCGCTGGGGGATGCCTCGCCTCGCAATATCTCGCGACTTGGCTGATCGCTCGCCTCGCGACGATCGCCGACGCGTGGGAAGCGATTCACTATGTCGCGCCGGTAGGCGAGAAGGAAACCTATATCGCGCAGGCTTTGGCTGCTGTGGGGGCGTTCTTGCCGCTCTCGGAAGCCGCCGCATGA
- a CDS encoding IS110 family transposase produces MKKFIRIGIDLGKRYFQVHALLGEDGRAVTRKLRRDGFLAFFAEAAPCLIGMEACGSAHYWGRELRAMGHDVRLIPPIYVKPYVKRGKNDAVDAAAVCEAVSRPDMRFVPIKSAENQASLMLHKTRELLVKQRTMSVNALRGHLAEFGVVAAKGVGHAGELLEKAKNDATLPEIAKAAVKIFVQQLEAISASIVALDKEIANVHAQSETSRLLVGVPGVGKIVATAIVASVPDPSVFKSARDFAAWLGLTPRQNSSGGKEKLGAITKQGNRYLRKLLTLGATSLLRVAGKRNGVLRDWLVALLARKPARLATVALANKLARIIWAMMTTGEAFRTEVMARAGEPSMA; encoded by the coding sequence GTGAAGAAGTTTATCAGAATCGGGATTGATTTGGGCAAGCGGTATTTTCAAGTTCACGCGCTTCTCGGCGAGGATGGGCGGGCCGTCACGCGCAAGCTGCGGCGTGATGGTTTTCTTGCGTTTTTCGCCGAGGCGGCGCCCTGCCTGATCGGCATGGAAGCCTGCGGCTCGGCGCATTATTGGGGACGCGAACTGCGCGCCATGGGCCATGACGTGCGCCTGATCCCGCCGATTTACGTCAAGCCCTATGTCAAGCGCGGCAAGAACGACGCGGTCGACGCCGCGGCGGTGTGCGAGGCCGTGTCGCGGCCAGACATGCGCTTCGTGCCGATCAAAAGCGCCGAGAACCAGGCGAGCTTGATGCTGCACAAGACGCGCGAGCTTCTGGTCAAGCAGCGCACCATGAGCGTCAATGCGCTGCGCGGACATCTCGCGGAGTTTGGCGTCGTCGCCGCCAAGGGCGTCGGCCATGCGGGCGAACTGCTGGAAAAAGCCAAGAATGACGCGACGCTTCCAGAAATCGCCAAGGCGGCTGTAAAGATTTTCGTCCAGCAGCTGGAGGCGATCAGCGCCTCGATCGTCGCGCTCGATAAAGAGATCGCCAACGTCCATGCGCAAAGCGAGACCAGCAGATTGCTCGTCGGCGTCCCAGGCGTCGGCAAGATCGTCGCCACGGCGATCGTCGCCAGCGTCCCGGACCCCAGCGTCTTCAAATCCGCGCGCGACTTTGCCGCCTGGCTCGGCCTCACGCCCAGGCAAAACTCCAGCGGCGGCAAGGAAAAGCTCGGCGCCATCACCAAGCAGGGCAACCGCTATCTGCGGAAACTCCTGACGCTCGGCGCGACCTCGCTGTTGCGCGTGGCCGGCAAACGCAACGGCGTTCTGCGCGATTGGCTCGTCGCCCTCTTGGCCAGGAAGCCGGCGCGGCTCGCGACCGTCGCGCTTGCCAACAAGCTGGCGCGGATCATCTGGGCCATGATGACGACCGGCGAGGCCTTCCGAACGGAAGTCATGGCGCGCGCAGGGGAGCCGTCGATGGCGTAA
- a CDS encoding peroxiredoxin family protein, whose amino-acid sequence MQAPELAVSRWFNTPAPITLAALRGRVVMLHAFQMLCPGCVAHGTPQAQRAHALFRDSGLAVIGLHTVFEHHAAMTPVSLEAFIHEYRLTFPIGVDQPAENGPIPITMARYQMRGTPTAILIGRDGGIRHHGFGQEDDMALGAIIGTLLAEPAP is encoded by the coding sequence GTGCAAGCGCCGGAACTCGCTGTGTCGCGCTGGTTCAATACGCCGGCGCCGATCACGCTTGCGGCGCTCCGCGGGCGCGTGGTCATGCTGCACGCCTTTCAAATGCTGTGTCCCGGTTGCGTCGCGCATGGCACGCCGCAAGCGCAGCGCGCGCATGCGCTGTTCCGCGACTCCGGCCTCGCCGTCATTGGCCTGCATACCGTGTTCGAACATCACGCGGCGATGACGCCCGTGTCGCTCGAAGCCTTCATCCATGAATATCGGCTGACATTTCCCATCGGCGTCGATCAGCCCGCAGAGAACGGGCCGATTCCCATCACCATGGCGCGCTATCAAATGCGCGGAACGCCAACAGCGATCCTGATCGGCCGCGACGGCGGCATTCGTCATCACGGCTTTGGACAAGAGGACGACATGGCGCTCGGCGCCATCATCGGAACGCTGCTCGCGGAACCCGCGCCCTAA
- a CDS encoding metallopeptidase family protein, translating to MTRREWSRIRAPTLADIEALADAAYAALPQRFTRLCEGLVIRVEDFPDDETLDDMQCESEFDLLGLFRGRGLTQGAHLSETGEQPNMIWLYRRPMLDYWADGEDTLEAIVTHVLVHEIGHHFGLTDDDMEEIERRAG from the coding sequence ATGACTCGACGGGAATGGAGCCGCATAAGAGCGCCGACGCTTGCCGATATCGAAGCGCTGGCGGATGCGGCCTACGCCGCTCTGCCGCAACGCTTTACGCGCCTTTGCGAGGGCCTCGTCATCCGCGTCGAGGACTTTCCCGACGATGAAACGCTCGACGACATGCAATGCGAAAGCGAATTCGATCTTCTGGGTCTCTTTCGCGGGCGCGGCCTGACGCAAGGCGCTCATCTCTCCGAGACGGGCGAGCAGCCGAACATGATCTGGCTCTATCGACGGCCGATGCTCGACTATTGGGCCGACGGCGAAGACACGCTGGAGGCGATCGTCACCCATGTGCTCGTGCATGAGATCGGCCATCATTTCGGATTGACCGACGACGATATGGAGGAGATCGAACGGCGCGCCGGATAG
- the leuC gene encoding 3-isopropylmalate dehydratase large subunit, with product MSNAAPRTVYDKIWDDHVVERQEDGASLLYIDRHLVHEVTSPQAFEGLRMTGRSVRAPQRTLAVVDHNVPTTDRSLPIEDSESRAQVEQLALNAREFGVEYYDEHDRRQGVVHIVGPEQGFTLPGMTIVCGDSHTSTHGAFGALAHGIGTSEVEHVLATQTLIQKKAANMLVQVDGKLADGATAKDIILAIIGKIGTAGGTGHVIEYAGEAIRDLSMEGRMTVCNMSIEGGARAGLIAPDEKTFAYLKDRPKGPKGEAFDMARKYWETLYTDEGAHFDKIVRLDASNLPPIVTWGTSPEDVATIDGFVPTPDSAKSPQKRAAVERALDYMGLKGGERITDIEIDRVFIGSCTNGRIEDLRAAAKMVEGKSVADRINALVVPGSGLVKAQAEAEGLDKIFTAAGFEWREPGCSMCLAMNPDRLAPGERCASTSNRNFEGRQGFKGRTHLVSPAMAAAAAIAGRLVDVRGWR from the coding sequence ATGTCCAATGCCGCGCCCCGCACCGTTTACGACAAGATCTGGGACGACCATGTGGTCGAGCGCCAGGAGGATGGCGCGTCCCTGCTCTATATCGATCGCCACCTCGTGCATGAAGTGACGAGTCCGCAGGCCTTTGAAGGCTTGCGTATGACGGGCCGGTCGGTGCGCGCCCCGCAAAGGACGCTCGCCGTCGTCGATCATAATGTGCCGACGACCGATCGCTCTTTGCCGATTGAAGATTCCGAGAGCAGGGCGCAGGTGGAACAGCTCGCGCTCAACGCGCGCGAGTTCGGCGTCGAATATTACGACGAGCACGACCGGCGCCAGGGCGTCGTGCATATCGTCGGCCCGGAGCAGGGCTTCACTCTGCCCGGCATGACGATCGTCTGCGGCGACAGTCATACCTCTACTCACGGGGCCTTTGGCGCGCTCGCGCATGGCATCGGCACGTCGGAAGTCGAGCATGTGCTCGCAACCCAGACTCTGATCCAGAAGAAGGCGGCCAATATGCTGGTGCAGGTCGACGGCAAGCTCGCCGACGGCGCCACCGCGAAAGACATCATCCTCGCGATCATCGGCAAGATCGGCACCGCCGGCGGCACCGGACACGTCATCGAATATGCAGGCGAGGCGATCCGCGACCTGTCGATGGAAGGCCGCATGACCGTCTGCAACATGTCGATCGAAGGCGGCGCCCGCGCTGGGCTCATTGCGCCCGATGAGAAGACGTTCGCCTATCTGAAGGATCGCCCAAAAGGTCCAAAGGGCGAAGCGTTCGACATGGCCCGCAAATATTGGGAGACGCTCTACACGGACGAGGGCGCGCATTTCGATAAGATCGTCAGGCTCGACGCCAGCAATCTGCCGCCGATTGTGACCTGGGGCACGTCGCCCGAAGACGTCGCGACGATCGACGGATTCGTGCCCACCCCCGACAGCGCGAAGAGCCCGCAAAAGCGCGCCGCCGTCGAACGCGCGCTCGACTATATGGGTCTGAAGGGCGGCGAACGCATCACCGACATCGAGATCGACCGCGTGTTCATCGGCTCCTGCACCAACGGCCGTATCGAAGATCTGCGCGCGGCGGCGAAGATGGTAGAGGGAAAGAGCGTCGCCGATCGCATCAACGCGTTGGTTGTGCCGGGATCGGGTCTCGTAAAGGCGCAGGCGGAAGCGGAGGGTCTCGACAAGATCTTTACCGCCGCCGGCTTCGAATGGCGGGAGCCAGGCTGCTCCATGTGTCTGGCGATGAATCCCGATCGTTTAGCGCCGGGCGAGCGCTGCGCCTCGACGTCCAATCGCAATTTCGAGGGGCGACAGGGCTTCAAGGGCCGCACGCATCTCGTTTCGCCGGCGATGGCGGCGGCGGCTGCCATCGCTGGACGCCTGGTTGACGTGCGCGGCTGGCGATAG
- a CDS encoding small ribosomal subunit Rsm22 family protein: MSLPSPELPAPLSAAIEARLEGRAQGMLRDRARQLSERYRSRRPTIETIRDEADALAYAATRMPATYAAIVRTLGRLDEERPEFAPKRVLDVGCGLGAGSYAAATVWPSIAEIALIDRSALFLNLATGLMQESGVAAAVEASLADFTKPQAGGDAPFDLVVVGYALTEIADSDLPAVVDQLWSRTSGALVIVEPGTPRDHARLMIVRSRLIALGANILAPCPHLAPCPLPANDWCHFSVRLPRRRAHKLVKGADAPFEDEKFAYLVAGRFGGTPPWARVIAPPRVSKAGISLRLCADKAFEETFIPKRDKARYEKVRKKDWGDPLRAPAEEI; this comes from the coding sequence ATGAGCCTGCCCTCCCCAGAGCTTCCTGCGCCGCTTTCGGCGGCGATCGAGGCGCGGCTTGAGGGCCGCGCACAAGGCATGCTGCGCGACAGAGCCCGACAGCTGTCGGAGCGCTATCGGTCACGCAGACCGACAATCGAAACGATCCGCGACGAGGCCGACGCCCTGGCGTATGCGGCGACGCGCATGCCCGCGACCTACGCCGCCATCGTGAGGACGCTCGGACGGCTCGACGAGGAGCGCCCCGAATTTGCGCCAAAGCGGGTGCTCGACGTTGGCTGCGGTCTTGGCGCCGGCTCCTACGCCGCGGCGACCGTGTGGCCGAGCATAGCCGAGATTGCGCTCATCGACCGCAGCGCGCTCTTCCTGAACCTCGCGACCGGTCTGATGCAGGAAAGCGGCGTCGCCGCTGCGGTCGAAGCGAGCTTGGCCGATTTCACCAAGCCGCAGGCGGGTGGAGACGCCCCGTTCGACCTCGTCGTCGTCGGCTACGCGCTTACTGAAATCGCCGACTCCGACCTTCCTGCCGTCGTCGATCAGCTTTGGTCGCGCACAAGCGGCGCGCTTGTCATCGTCGAGCCGGGCACGCCACGCGACCATGCCCGGCTGATGATCGTCCGCAGCCGGCTGATCGCGCTCGGCGCGAATATTCTCGCGCCCTGTCCGCACCTGGCGCCCTGCCCTTTGCCGGCGAACGACTGGTGCCATTTCTCGGTCCGGCTGCCACGGCGGCGCGCGCACAAATTGGTCAAAGGCGCCGACGCGCCCTTCGAGGACGAGAAATTCGCCTATCTCGTCGCGGGGCGGTTCGGCGGGACGCCGCCATGGGCGCGCGTCATCGCCCCGCCCCGCGTCAGCAAGGCGGGAATTTCCCTAAGGCTCTGCGCGGATAAAGCATTCGAAGAGACATTCATTCCCAAGCGCGACAAGGCGCGCTACGAAAAGGTTAGGAAAAAAGACTGGGGCGATCCGCTGCGCGCCCCGGCGGAGGAAATTTGA
- a CDS encoding VOC family protein has product MKQPRPRVAPYLTVSPAAAAIAFYTGAFGAQQRALMPSVDGLRIAHCELLINGGSVMLADIFPEFGQTRVPMPGEHVTVSISLEYDKAQEVDDICARATKLGGKVETAPTNSFWGTRYASLRDPFGHRWILNAPLET; this is encoded by the coding sequence ATGAAACAGCCACGCCCGAGGGTCGCGCCCTATCTGACCGTCAGCCCCGCCGCCGCAGCCATCGCTTTTTACACCGGCGCCTTCGGCGCCCAGCAGCGGGCCCTCATGCCGTCGGTCGACGGGCTGCGCATCGCCCACTGCGAATTGCTGATCAACGGCGGCTCGGTGATGCTCGCCGACATCTTTCCCGAATTTGGCCAGACCCGCGTGCCCATGCCCGGCGAGCACGTGACCGTCTCCATCAGCCTCGAATACGACAAGGCGCAGGAGGTCGACGACATCTGCGCGCGCGCCACCAAGCTCGGCGGCAAGGTCGAGACGGCCCCAACCAATTCTTTCTGGGGGACGCGCTACGCCTCCTTGCGCGACCCGTTCGGCCACCGCTGGATCCTCAACGCGCCGCTGGAGACGTGA
- the rplS gene encoding 50S ribosomal protein L19: MNIIEQLEAEHAAKLIEGKKIPEFRPGDTVIVNVKVKEGERARIQAYEGVVISRQGGGLNESFTVRKISYGEGVERVFPIHGPLIDSIKLVRRGKVRRAKLYYLRDRRGKSARIAERIDTKPKAAAGK; this comes from the coding sequence ATGAACATTATCGAGCAGCTCGAGGCGGAACATGCCGCCAAGCTTATCGAGGGCAAAAAAATCCCCGAGTTTCGGCCGGGAGATACGGTGATCGTCAACGTCAAGGTGAAGGAAGGCGAGCGCGCGCGCATTCAGGCCTATGAAGGCGTCGTCATCTCCCGCCAGGGCGGCGGGCTGAACGAGAGCTTCACCGTCCGCAAGATTTCCTATGGCGAGGGCGTCGAGCGCGTCTTCCCGATCCATGGGCCGCTGATCGACTCGATCAAGCTCGTGCGCCGCGGCAAGGTGCGCCGCGCCAAGCTCTATTATCTGCGCGACCGCCGCGGCAAGTCCGCCCGCATCGCCGAGCGCATCGACACCAAGCCGAAGGCGGCCGCAGGCAAATAA
- a CDS encoding dodecin, whose protein sequence is MESHVYKVVELVGSSPDSVEDAVSAALKRAGETLRNLRWFEVAQIRGNINKGAVSDYQVVLKVGFTLDREDESMG, encoded by the coding sequence ATGGAAAGTCATGTCTATAAGGTCGTCGAACTTGTCGGCTCGTCCCCGGACAGCGTCGAGGACGCGGTGAGCGCCGCGCTCAAGCGCGCCGGCGAAACCTTGCGTAACTTGCGTTGGTTCGAAGTCGCCCAGATTCGCGGCAATATCAATAAGGGCGCGGTCAGCGATTATCAGGTGGTGCTGAAGGTCGGCTTCACGCTCGACCGCGAAGACGAGAGCATGGGATAA